In Pectobacterium actinidiae, the DNA window ATAAAGGCACGAGGAGCAGGCAGTTCCCCGCGGTGATGACGTGCGCTGGCAATCGGCACCGTGCCAGATGTCACAATCGCCCAGGGAATATCCAGTGCATCCAAACGATCCAACAGCGCCTTCGCCCCAGGCATGGCAACAATACCCTGCGTATCAGATGCTTCTGTTTTCTCCAGCGCATCAAACTCTTGTTGAATCGTTTCTTCGCTTTGCCCTTGAAGAAAATGACGCAGGGAGGTGATTGCCTGCTTGCCATGAATAAAATCCAGCACTTCCTGTGGTTCAATATCGTGATCTTTTGCCCAGTTAATCCACGCACGTTCTACAGCAGGCAGTGAATCAACCAGCGTACCATCGAGGTCGAACAGAAAACCTTTACACTCCACAGAAAGCCCCTTTTTCATTAATCAGGCGTTGATGATCTGTGCGATCTCAACCGCACTCAAGTGATACTGGCGCGGGCAAGATTGCCAGA includes these proteins:
- a CDS encoding sugar phosphatase is translated as MECKGFLFDLDGTLVDSLPAVERAWINWAKDHDIEPQEVLDFIHGKQAITSLRHFLQGQSEETIQQEFDALEKTEASDTQGIVAMPGAKALLDRLDALDIPWAIVTSGTVPIASARHHRGELPAPRAFITAEQVAKGKPAPDAYLLGAQQLGLKPEECVVVEDAPAGVLSGLAAGCKVIAVKAPVDTPKLDQVDLILDSLEQIEIEPLPNGAKVLLRQ